The Ziziphus jujuba cultivar Dongzao chromosome 7, ASM3175591v1 genome includes a region encoding these proteins:
- the LOC125423842 gene encoding zinc finger CCCH domain-containing protein 48, whose protein sequence is MAVLAATRVGVVERKQRRRATTICSYWLAGRCVRNPCGFFHPLSQSPSPPAPIPNKHPLAISEAHPHKPTKRSSPISSSTSSSFRPCEYWKSGNCFYGDRCRNLHSWFCGDDFSISAKLAGHKNGITGIALPQGSDKLFTGDRYGSLRVWDYRSGKCTQKFDLGTETGCLICKDSWIFVGTVDCVKAWNFEAHLDFSLSGPVGQVYALAVGQDTLFAGAQNGVISAWKLSDPESLGFPLTGSLEGHTCAVTSLVVGAKRLFSGSMDHTIRIWDTCSLQCVGTLNGHSAAVMSVICWNCCLISCSMDKSIKVWSTTKEDGTVEVIYTHDEECGVLSLFGIHDANDKPILFCSCEDNSVRLYELPSFLERGRLFGKQDIRAIQTSANDEGLFFTGDWTGMLTVWKWDRDPKIEDLHK, encoded by the coding sequence ATGGCGGTTTTGGCAGCGACGAGAGTGGGTGTTGTTGAGCGAAAGCAGCGAAGAAGAGCGACTACAATTTGTTCCTACTGGCTGGCCGGACGATGCGTCAGAAACCCTTGTGGCTTCTTCCATCCACTTTCTCAATCTCCTTCCCCGCCTGCTCCAATCCCTAACAAACACCCCCTTGCGATTTCTGAAGCCCATCCGCACAAACCCACCAAACGGTCATCGCCgatttcttcttctacttcttcttcattCAGGCCTTGTGAGTATTGGAAATCCGGCAATTGCTTCTATGGCGATCGCTGCCGCAACTTGCATTCCTGGTTTTGCGGCGACGATTTCTCGATTTCCGCCAAACTCGCCGGTCACAAGAATGGTATCACCGGCATAGCCCTTCCTCAAGGCTCCGATAAGCTCTTCACGGGGGATAGATATGGCAGTTTAAGGGTTTGGGATTACCGTTCTGGTAAATGCACCCAGAAGTTCGACCTTGGAACTGAAACTGGATGTTTGATCTGTAAAGATTCGTGGATTTTTGTGGGTACTGTGGATTGCGTTAAGGCATGGAATTTTGAAGCCCATTTGGATTTCAGTCTCAGCGGACCTGTTGGTCAGGTTTATGCTCTTGCTGTGGGTCAAGATACTCTTTTTGCTGGAGCACAGAATGGGGTTATAAGCGCCTGGAAGCTGTCAGATCCTGAAAGTCTTGGTTTTCCATTAACTGGGTCTCTAGAGGGCCATACTTGTGCGGTGACTTCGCTAGTTGTTGGTGCCAAAAGGTTGTTTTCTGGGTCCATGGATCACACTATTAGAATTTGGGATACTTGTAGTTTGCAGTGTGTTGGGACACTGAATGGGCATTCTGCTGCTGTTATGTCTGTGATTTGTTGGAATTGTTGCTTGATATCTTGTTCTATGGACAAATCAATCAAGGTTTGGTCAACAACCAAAGAAGATGGGACTGTGGAAGTAATTTATACTCATGATGAAGAATGTGGTGTCCTTTCACTTTTCGGGATCCACGATGCCAATGACAAACCTATCTTATTCTGCTCTTGTGAAGATAATTCTGTCCGGTTGTATGAACTGCCATCTTTCTTGGAGAGGGGAAGGCTTTTTGGCAAGCAAGACATTCGAGCCATTCAGACATCTGCTAATGATGAAGGGCTATTCTTCACCGGGGATTGGACTGGTATGCTAACTGTGTGGAAGTGGGATAGAGACCCCAAGATTGAGGATCTTCACAAGTGA